In Brachypodium distachyon strain Bd21 chromosome 5, Brachypodium_distachyon_v3.0, whole genome shotgun sequence, the genomic window GAGCGCAAGAGGGGGGAAAGACATGATCAACATTTGAATGAATTTAACATGGCTATAACACAACCTCCAGGAGCGACGCAATGGGCTGAACTCAAACAGGAAAAATGCCGGAGCAAGAAAGCACATTCAGAATTTACAGCAGAGGACTCTGTAACCCCAGCCTCGATCTCGCCTTAGACGCCTGCGGTCTGCTTTCGCCATCCTCACCGGACTATTGTTCCACTCTGTCTGCAGCCTGTCGATTGAGAAGAAAAACATTATAATTTACAATATCCTGTGCTCCTGCTCATATAAAAATTATGCCTGATGGTTACCATACTACAAGAGACAGATGTGGTGATAGCCCCTCAGATAATTACACACTACACAATAACAGTACAGAATAGGAAAATAATTGTACCTTGACAAAATGTAATTGGGGGGGAGGGGGTGTCTGTTCACTTACACTGGGAATGCGAAGGACCGAGTACTTGTTGTGCTACTGTCTGAACGAAGAGAAACGTTGCCTATGTGACCAGAGGGCGTTAGCGGATCTGACGTGATGCTAGGCCCGGAGAAGCTTGATTCAAATGGGTTGCGAATAGCGGTACGAGCCGACAACTTTGCACTATCAGGTCCATTTTGTTGAACTGTAGACTCAGTTTGTGCAAGCACGGAACTCTTACTGACGGTGTTGTCCTCCGTTACATTTGTCCCATCCTCCATGCCTCTTGGGTTAAAATCATGTGCATCTTGGACAGTATCATTCTCACATTTTTTATGGTCCTCACTCTTGACATCACTAGGCTCTGAACTGCTAATACCCGTCCCAGGCGATTCGTCAGTTCTCATCTCGCTAGCGAGATCTTCTATTTGATCATTGCTCTCTTCAGATGCTTGGACATCCAACCTACTTGAACTTTCTTCTATAGAATCTAATCTAGTGTGCTTGATTCTGCTTTCATCTGTTCCAATAGAATCAAATCGTCCTGGTGCGCCGTCGATGAGATCACTGAAACTATCTGTCTTTTCAACACGACTCTCTCTTTGATCATCACTCTCTTCGGATGCTGGGACACCCAACGTACTTGAATGTGCTCCAACTGAACCTAACCTACCGCCTCCAATTCTGGATTCAGCTGTTTCAACAAAATCAAATCCTCCCAGTGCACCACCATTGAGGAGATCACTGAAACTATCTGTCTTTCCAACAGGACAGA contains:
- the LOC100831604 gene encoding uncharacterized protein LOC100831604 isoform X2 codes for the protein MVEQTNPSDRNFVKAEHQNGGKTRQIRIEDISYDKDVVEINLPDALVSSDYGVHFVKDVCIDDGVVADQKASAEKVVSEKVSPNFDSSMSNRNGNLMEEIRVDSVKTAHELKSEMVTLHEACATDDTTVEECSYCKVRELEGKNTTDDLTNLNNEKLSPEQLVSYEAARQYLQVGTEISETDESHKPFRDGEAIDEVLSTNDCRETAAKIATETSSLNGLRVESTADGFSASILEEGVGGELDERGSNQVNHYNPFIAYGSLEDTWEPKYTLPTLVDDVSVVPICPVGKTDSFSDLLNGGALGGFDFVETAESRIGGGRLGSVGAHSSTLGVPASEESDDQRESRVEKTDSFSDLIDGAPGRFDSIGTDESRIKHTRLDSIEESSSRLDVQASEESNDQIEDLASEMRTDESPGTGISSSEPSDVKSEDHKKCENDTVQDAHDFNPRGMEDGTNVTEDNTVSKSSVLAQTESTVQQNGPDSAKLSARTAIRNPFESSFSGPSITSDPLTPSGHIGNVSLRSDSSTTSTRSFAFPVLQTEWNNSPVRMAKADRRRLRRDRGWGYRVLCCKF